A genomic segment from Sphingomonas astaxanthinifaciens DSM 22298 encodes:
- a CDS encoding M2 family metallopeptidase, protein MKLAASVSVLALALSACAATAPMTPVESASADSAPAPAAATTERTPEGARAFVASVEKDLLDLSNISQRAAWVNSTYITDDTDALAAYFGTIGTEKGVAYAKEAAEWSKVQGLDLDTARKLNILRGALVLAAPSTPGAAAELNTIATRLQSTYGKGRATLDGKVITGDVAEEQMGVLRDPKKTAEVWTSWNNNVGRPMRPDYTRMVEIANQGAKELGYDDTGAMWRSQYDMSPQEFSAMYDRLWSEVKPLYDQLHCYTRAKLNQKYGNAVQPASGPIRADLLGNMWAQEWGNIYDVVAPKGSGDVGYDVTDLLKAKKKTPTDMVKIGEGFYTSLGFAPLPETFWARSQIVRPEGREVVCHASAWDLDNKDDLRIKMCTKVNGEDLVTIHHELGHNFYQRAYNQQPYLYLNGANDGFHEAIGDFIALSVTPEYLVQIGLLDRNKVPDASKDTGLLLRQAMDKVAFLPFGLLVDKWRWGVFDGSIPASSYEAGWNQLRLQYQGITPPTQRSEADFDPGAKYHIPGNTPYARYFLARILQFQFYKAACDMAGWKGPLHRCSFYGNKEVGQRLNAMLEMGASKPWPDALQAFTGSREMSGRPMLEYFAPLQRWLEQQNQGRKCGW, encoded by the coding sequence ATGAAATTGGCCGCTTCCGTTTCCGTGCTCGCGCTTGCCCTGTCGGCCTGCGCCGCCACTGCCCCGATGACCCCGGTCGAGTCCGCGTCGGCCGACAGCGCCCCGGCACCCGCCGCCGCGACCACCGAGCGCACCCCCGAGGGTGCCCGTGCCTTCGTCGCTTCGGTCGAGAAGGACCTCCTCGACCTCTCCAACATCTCGCAGCGCGCCGCGTGGGTGAACAGCACCTACATCACCGACGACACCGATGCGCTCGCCGCCTATTTCGGCACCATCGGGACCGAGAAGGGCGTCGCCTACGCCAAGGAAGCGGCCGAATGGTCGAAGGTGCAGGGGCTCGACCTCGACACCGCGCGCAAGCTGAACATCCTGCGCGGCGCGCTGGTGCTCGCGGCGCCCTCGACCCCCGGCGCGGCGGCCGAACTAAACACCATCGCGACCCGGCTCCAGTCGACCTACGGCAAGGGCCGCGCGACCCTCGACGGCAAGGTCATCACCGGGGACGTCGCCGAGGAGCAGATGGGCGTGCTTCGCGATCCGAAGAAGACCGCCGAAGTCTGGACCAGCTGGAACAACAATGTCGGCCGGCCGATGCGCCCCGATTACACCCGCATGGTCGAGATCGCGAACCAGGGCGCCAAGGAACTCGGCTACGACGACACCGGCGCCATGTGGCGTTCGCAGTACGACATGAGCCCGCAGGAATTTTCGGCCATGTACGACCGGCTGTGGAGCGAGGTGAAGCCGCTCTACGACCAGCTCCACTGCTACACCCGCGCCAAGCTCAACCAGAAGTACGGCAATGCGGTCCAGCCCGCCTCGGGCCCGATCCGTGCCGACCTCCTCGGCAACATGTGGGCGCAGGAATGGGGCAACATCTACGACGTGGTCGCGCCCAAGGGTTCGGGCGATGTCGGCTATGACGTGACCGACCTCTTGAAGGCCAAGAAGAAGACCCCGACCGACATGGTGAAGATCGGCGAGGGCTTCTACACCTCGCTCGGCTTCGCGCCGCTGCCCGAGACCTTCTGGGCCCGTTCGCAGATCGTCCGTCCCGAGGGCCGCGAGGTCGTCTGCCACGCTTCCGCCTGGGACCTCGACAACAAGGACGACCTGCGCATCAAGATGTGCACCAAGGTCAATGGCGAGGACCTGGTCACCATCCACCACGAGCTGGGGCACAATTTCTACCAGCGGGCCTACAACCAGCAGCCCTATCTCTACCTCAACGGCGCCAACGACGGCTTCCACGAGGCGATCGGCGACTTCATCGCGCTGTCGGTGACGCCCGAATATCTGGTCCAGATCGGGCTGCTCGACCGCAACAAGGTGCCCGATGCGAGCAAGGACACCGGCCTGCTGCTTCGCCAGGCGATGGACAAGGTCGCCTTCCTTCCCTTCGGCCTGCTGGTCGACAAGTGGCGCTGGGGCGTGTTCGACGGGTCGATCCCGGCGAGCAGCTACGAGGCGGGCTGGAACCAGCTCCGGCTGCAATATCAGGGGATCACGCCGCCGACCCAGCGCAGCGAGGCCGACTTCGACCCGGGCGCCAAGTACCACATCCCGGGCAACACGCCTTATGCGCGCTACTTCCTCGCCCGCATCCTGCAGTTCCAGTTCTACAAGGCGGCCTGCGACATGGCGGGCTGGAAGGGGCCGCTCCACCGCTGCTCCTTCTACGGCAACAAGGAAGTCGGGCAGCGCCTGAACGCGATGCTGGAAATGGGTGCGAGCAAGCCGTGGCCCGATGCCCTCCAGGCCTTCACCGGCAGCCGCGAGATGAGCGGGCGTCCGATGCTCGAATATTTCGCGCCGCTGCAGCGCTGGCTCGAGCAGCAGAACCAGGGGCGGAAGTGCGGCTGGTAG
- a CDS encoding peroxiredoxin, translating to MTIKVGDRLPDMPLTIATSEGPRPTTTGDYFGGKKVALFAVPGAYTPTCSAKHLPSYVEKANELRGKGVDEIACTSVNDAFVMAAWNKDQGSEDITMIADGNGQLAQALGLSMDGSGFGMGTRSQRYSMIVNDGVVEQLNVEAPGEYKASSAETLLEQL from the coding sequence ATGACGATCAAGGTCGGCGACCGCCTGCCCGACATGCCGCTCACCATCGCCACCAGCGAAGGCCCGCGGCCGACCACCACCGGCGACTATTTCGGCGGCAAGAAGGTCGCGCTGTTCGCGGTCCCCGGGGCCTACACCCCGACCTGCTCGGCCAAGCACCTCCCCTCCTATGTGGAGAAGGCCAACGAGCTGCGCGGCAAGGGCGTCGACGAGATCGCCTGCACCAGCGTCAACGACGCCTTCGTCATGGCTGCCTGGAACAAGGACCAGGGCAGCGAGGACATCACCATGATCGCCGACGGCAACGGCCAGCTCGCGCAGGCCCTCGGCCTCAGCATGGACGGCTCGGGCTTCGGCATGGGCACCCGCTCGCAGCGCTATTCGATGATCGTCAACGATGGCGTGGTCGAGCAGCTCAACGTCGAGGCGCCGGGCGAGTACAAGGCGTCGAGCGCCGAGACCCTGCTCGAGCAGCTCTGA
- a CDS encoding YqgE/AlgH family protein has product MADPPFLSGKLLLAMPGMADPRFERSVTALCIHDENGAVGVGISHKRAGIRLRGLLKQLELDPGEAPDAAIHHGGPVEPGRGFVLHSDDWGGEDTLQVVGPTGRLWAMTGTIDVLRAIAEGRGPKRWLVALGYAGWGAGQLEDEMTRHGWFAAAGRPDILFETPTDERWAAAFKSEGIDPRLLASETGAA; this is encoded by the coding sequence ATGGCCGATCCGCCCTTCCTGTCCGGCAAGCTCCTGCTGGCGATGCCGGGAATGGCCGATCCGCGCTTCGAGCGGTCGGTGACCGCTTTGTGCATCCACGACGAAAATGGTGCGGTCGGGGTCGGCATCAGCCACAAGCGCGCGGGGATCCGCCTGCGCGGCCTCCTGAAGCAGCTCGAGCTCGATCCCGGCGAGGCGCCCGACGCGGCGATCCACCATGGCGGCCCGGTCGAGCCGGGGCGCGGCTTCGTGCTCCATTCGGACGACTGGGGCGGCGAGGACACGCTCCAGGTGGTCGGTCCGACCGGCAGGCTGTGGGCGATGACCGGGACGATCGACGTGCTGCGCGCGATCGCGGAAGGTCGGGGGCCGAAGCGCTGGCTGGTCGCGCTCGGCTATGCTGGCTGGGGCGCCGGCCAGCTCGAGGACGAGATGACCCGGCACGGCTGGTTCGCGGCCGCCGGCAGGCCCGACATCCTGTTCGAGACCCCCACCGACGAGCGCTGGGCGGCGGCCTTCAAGAGCGAGGGGATCGATCCCCGCCTGCTTGCCAGCGAGACCGGCGCGGCCTGA
- a CDS encoding TonB-dependent receptor domain-containing protein, giving the protein MTKVHLLGATALRGIAAATLIAGFSSTAFAQEVEQEKQQEAQAPGAPTTEQETESNTAATTDQDIVVTGSRIRRPNLESTVPVTSVGGEEFFETGNVSVGDALNDLPALRSTLGQSNSTQFLGTSGLNLLDLRGLGTQRTLVLVNGRRHVPGDILYNANSPDVNTIPTDLIERVDVVTGGNSAIYGSDAIAGVVNFVLKKDYSGLQIRGQGGISKYGDAGAYYTSLLAGKNFADGRGNVAINLEYARQNDYYASGRPNLRQQNGFVTVDTDPADAVNGSDGNPDAIFYRDIRSATYSNAGTFRGARVNGFRTPYIFQPDGTLALQTGTRVGRGPNGSFIGGNGDNFRDGTQFGLSPKLDRYSANLVGHFEISPALEPFVEAKFSRTDSLGNASGPFFTGAVGERFSTSNPYLADQARGIIRDYYGDYYDAAGNYVAGGDGINDADQFGFTFLKNAVDLGNREEKGRRDTYRIVTGVRGDLGSNLNYEFSINYGEHREKTKITGNVNLQRYLLAIDAVQDGSGNVVCRAKLDPTSASAFVDSNFARQQLVNDIATCVPVNLFGSGNITQQARDYLLTNSRARAKLTQLDITGFVSGDTGTFFNLPGGPVGFALGGEYRRETAFYDQDDFTQSGLTFYNGIATWRSPKFKVKEAFGELRFPILKNSPFFEELTLSAAGRVSDYKGRTGTVYAYNAGLDWAPVRDIRFRANYSRAVRAPNLSDLSFPLSQNYSLVSDPCSLDNRDTPLRQTNCAAAGVPADFNYIYLSSLPFQSGGNPNLREEKSDSYTVGAVIQPRFLPGFSASVDYYDITVNNVITALSAQSILDACYDQTDINNQFCGQFQRAGAAGGPNGEQPFQIIDNSLQVVPLNFAKLKVRGIDVEVAYRREIGNLGRLNTRFIYTRALENASFLNPIDPKRGNTANGELGSPKNAFNWKTSLEHGPFTIGYEMRYLDKMTNGAYENYFSYQGRPPENADAFSKRFYPAVFYHDVRLAIDAGKKYNFYVGVDNLLNTNPPLGASGIGDGSGIYSNRGRFFYSGFVAKF; this is encoded by the coding sequence ATGACCAAAGTCCATCTTCTCGGTGCCACGGCACTGCGCGGCATTGCCGCTGCGACGCTGATCGCCGGTTTCAGCTCCACCGCCTTCGCGCAGGAAGTCGAGCAGGAGAAGCAGCAGGAAGCCCAGGCTCCCGGCGCGCCGACCACCGAGCAGGAAACCGAGTCGAACACGGCCGCGACGACCGATCAGGACATCGTCGTCACCGGGTCGCGCATCCGTCGTCCCAACCTCGAGAGCACCGTTCCGGTCACCTCGGTCGGCGGCGAAGAATTCTTCGAGACCGGCAACGTCTCGGTCGGCGACGCGCTGAACGACCTTCCGGCGCTGCGCTCGACGCTCGGCCAGTCGAACTCGACCCAGTTCCTCGGCACCTCGGGCCTCAACCTGCTCGATCTTCGCGGCCTCGGCACCCAGCGCACCCTGGTGCTGGTCAACGGCCGCCGCCACGTCCCGGGCGACATCCTGTACAACGCCAATTCGCCCGACGTGAACACCATCCCGACCGACCTCATCGAGCGCGTCGACGTGGTGACCGGCGGTAACTCGGCGATCTACGGTTCGGACGCGATCGCGGGCGTCGTCAACTTCGTCCTCAAGAAGGACTACAGCGGCCTGCAGATCCGCGGTCAGGGCGGCATCAGCAAGTATGGCGACGCGGGCGCCTATTACACCAGCCTGCTGGCCGGCAAGAACTTCGCCGACGGTCGCGGCAACGTCGCGATCAACCTCGAATACGCCCGCCAGAACGACTATTACGCCTCGGGTCGCCCGAACCTGCGCCAGCAGAACGGCTTCGTCACCGTCGATACCGATCCGGCGGATGCGGTGAATGGCAGCGACGGCAACCCCGACGCCATCTTCTATCGCGACATCCGCAGCGCGACCTACTCGAACGCGGGCACCTTCCGCGGCGCGCGTGTCAATGGCTTCCGTACCCCGTACATCTTCCAGCCGGACGGCACGCTGGCCCTGCAGACCGGCACGCGCGTCGGTCGTGGGCCCAATGGCTCGTTCATTGGCGGCAACGGCGACAACTTCCGTGACGGGACTCAGTTCGGCCTGTCGCCGAAGCTCGACCGTTACAGCGCCAACCTCGTCGGCCACTTCGAGATCAGCCCGGCCCTCGAGCCGTTCGTCGAAGCCAAGTTCAGCCGTACCGATTCGCTCGGCAACGCCAGCGGTCCGTTCTTCACCGGTGCGGTCGGCGAGCGCTTCTCGACCAGCAACCCGTATCTGGCCGACCAGGCCCGCGGCATCATCCGCGACTATTACGGCGACTATTACGACGCTGCGGGCAATTACGTTGCAGGGGGTGACGGCATCAACGACGCCGACCAGTTCGGCTTCACCTTCCTCAAGAATGCCGTCGACCTCGGCAATCGCGAGGAGAAGGGCCGCCGTGACACCTATCGCATCGTCACCGGCGTTCGCGGCGACCTCGGCTCGAACCTGAACTACGAATTCTCGATCAACTACGGCGAGCATCGCGAGAAGACGAAGATCACCGGCAACGTCAATCTCCAGCGCTACCTGCTGGCGATCGATGCGGTCCAGGACGGCAGCGGCAACGTCGTCTGCCGCGCGAAGCTCGACCCGACCTCGGCTTCGGCCTTCGTCGATTCGAACTTCGCCCGTCAGCAGCTCGTCAACGACATCGCGACCTGCGTCCCGGTCAACCTGTTCGGCAGCGGCAACATCACCCAGCAGGCGCGGGACTATCTGCTGACCAACAGCCGTGCTCGCGCCAAGCTGACCCAGCTCGACATCACCGGCTTCGTCTCGGGCGATACGGGCACCTTCTTCAACCTGCCGGGCGGTCCGGTCGGCTTTGCCCTCGGCGGTGAATATCGCCGTGAGACTGCCTTCTACGACCAGGACGACTTCACCCAGAGCGGGCTGACCTTCTACAACGGCATCGCCACCTGGCGTTCGCCCAAGTTCAAGGTCAAGGAAGCCTTCGGCGAGCTGCGCTTCCCGATCCTCAAGAACAGCCCGTTCTTCGAGGAGCTGACGCTCAGCGCCGCCGGCCGCGTGTCGGATTACAAGGGCCGGACCGGTACGGTCTACGCCTACAACGCCGGCCTCGACTGGGCTCCGGTCCGCGACATCCGCTTCCGCGCCAACTACAGCCGTGCGGTTCGTGCTCCGAACCTCAGCGACCTGTCGTTCCCGCTGTCGCAGAACTACTCGCTGGTCTCGGATCCCTGCTCGCTGGATAACCGCGACACGCCGCTGCGTCAGACCAATTGCGCTGCCGCGGGTGTTCCGGCCGACTTCAACTACATTTACCTCTCGTCGCTGCCGTTCCAGTCGGGCGGCAATCCGAACCTGCGTGAGGAGAAGTCGGACAGCTACACGGTGGGTGCGGTCATCCAGCCCCGCTTCCTTCCGGGCTTCTCGGCCTCGGTCGACTATTACGACATCACGGTGAACAACGTCATCACCGCGCTGTCGGCGCAGTCGATCCTCGACGCCTGCTACGACCAGACCGACATCAACAACCAGTTCTGCGGTCAATTCCAGCGGGCCGGCGCCGCCGGTGGTCCGAACGGCGAGCAGCCGTTCCAGATCATCGACAACAGCCTGCAGGTGGTTCCGCTGAACTTCGCGAAGCTCAAGGTCCGCGGCATCGACGTCGAGGTCGCCTATCGCCGCGAGATCGGCAATCTCGGCCGCCTCAACACGCGCTTCATCTACACTCGCGCGCTGGAGAATGCGTCCTTCCTCAACCCGATCGATCCGAAGCGCGGCAACACCGCCAACGGGGAGCTCGGCAGCCCGAAGAACGCCTTCAACTGGAAGACCAGCCTCGAGCACGGGCCGTTCACCATTGGCTACGAGATGCGTTACCTCGATAAGATGACCAACGGTGCCTACGAGAACTACTTCTCGTACCAGGGTCGTCCGCCCGAGAATGCCGACGCTTTCTCGAAGCGCTTCTACCCGGCGGTCTTCTACCACGACGTCCGCCTGGCGATCGACGCGGGCAAGAAGTACAACTTCTACGTCGGCGTGGATAACCTGCTGAACACCAACCCGCCGCTTGGCGCATCGGGCATCGGTGACGGCAGCGGCATCTACTCGAACCGCGGTCGCTTCTTCTACTCGGGCTTCGTCGCGAAGTTCTGA